ACCCGTGCCCCAGGCGAGTTGTTTGACGGGCAGGTAATCGAGCCCGACGACATCCACGACGATCCGATCCGCCTTGAGCTCGGCGATGACCTCGTCCAGCGTGTAGCGGCTCTGACCGTCATGGTCGCGGTCGTGGAAGGGCCCATCGCTGAGGAGGATGAGGTAGGGCTGAGCCTTCCTGCGGAACTTCAGGCGGCGTGCTCCCTCCATGACAGCATCCAACGCGCTTTCTGCGAGGTCACCCCCGCCCTCGAACTCCGCCTTGCCCAGCCATGTGCGGAACTCGCTCGATTTCTCGGTGAAACCACGAGTCTTCGGCTTCTCGACGGCGGCATCGGCGAACGTCACCAGCCCGAAGCGCACGTTCCGCCGATCCGCGATCAACAGGTTCACGAACTCGTCCGCGTACGCCTGAACGCCGCGCACGTTGTCGACCATGCTCGCCGTCGTATCGACGACGAAGACGATGTCGAGTTCTCTCGTTTCCGTGTTCGCAACGATCCCGCGCGCGATTCCCTGCATCAGGTTCCGATAGACACCGTTCGACACGCCTTCGATCGGCGAGGCATTCGATCCGTAGGAACCGGCACCGGCGTTCTCGAAGCCGATCCCGCGCCGAGCAGCCGTCACGCCCGGTTCACGACTCACCTCCGGGGACTGCCCGGAGAGGCTGCCCTCCGGCAGAGACACGGGCACGACTTCGCCCGTGGCGCGCGCCGAGCCGTCGAGCAGCGCCGAAAACGCCGGCAGCGATGACGGACGATTGCCCACGACGGAGCCGATCCGGTCGTTCCGCTCAATGAAGGGAGCATCATCTCGCGCGGCGAGCTCGATCCGTCGGGCTGTCAGCGTTGCCGGGTCTCTGACGCCGCGAACTGCCATCGGGCCCGCGACGCCAGCGAACGACGACATCGACGCCGACGGCTTCTCTGGTTCGGGCGCATCGGCAGGCTCCGGGGCAGGGCTTGCCGGCGGCGCAGCCTTACGCACCGTCGGCGCCAGGTTCGGCGGCGTCCACGCGACCACGGCGACGGTGAACTCCCGCGCGGCGCGCTCGACTGCCGGAGCCAGGAACCTCACGCTCAGGACGGCTGCCACGATCAGGTGCACCGCGACAGAGATCGCCAGTCCGCCGACGTACCGACGGGCCCGATTGGCATTGCTGCGCCTCTGCAGGGAAACCCACATCGTACCATCCCATCTCGCGGCAGGAGCGCCCCGGCATGGTACTGTCAAGAACGTCCGTCAGGCTCCGTTCGCCGACCATGTCCGGAGCAGGTTCGCGGGAATCTCGGAAAGGAAGCGCGACGGCTCGCGGTCGCGTCCGTCCCGGTTCCTCGCCGATACCAGATAGAGCCGTTCCTTGGCGCGTGTCATACCGACGTAGAACAGGCGTCGCTCCTCTGCCATCAGCTCCGGGTCCTTCGGAGCTCGGAACCCCGGCAGAATACCCTCTTCGAGCGTCGTGACGATGACCGCTCGGTACTCGGTTCCCTTTGCCGAATGGAGCGTCATCAGCGTCACGGCATCCTTCGACGAGTCCAGCTCGTCGGTCGGCTGCGCCAGCGCGCGGGCGTTCAGGAAATCCCGTAGCGAGTGCGATTCGCTCGTCTCCTCGAACTGCGTCACCCGTCGCAGGAGCCGTTCGCGCAGAGCATGCCATCGGCTGTCCGCCGCCGTCTCCGACGCCCGGGAGCGCATCACCGTGTCGAGCATCCGCCGCGCTTCGCCGCGGAGCTCCTTTGGAAGCCGCGCGGCGACTTCGCGACGCATGTCGTGAGTTGTCAGCCATCGCACCGCCGCCTGCCGCCATCGCGAAAGCGCCTCGGACTCCCATGCGCCACGCGCCAGCATTCCGACCGCGACGAATGGCAGGTACTCGGGCAGGCTCGTGCGCGCCCGCCGGTCGAGCTCCTCGGTTCTCAGGGCGCGGAAGAGCGCCTTCGTCACCTCGGCGTCCTGGAGCGCACGGTGGAGCGTCCCGTGTTCCAGACCGAACTTCCTCGCTAGCGACTCGAGCTTGTGGTTCTCGTGCGGATAGAGCCGCTTGGCGACCGTGTACGTGTCGTAGGTCGCATTGTGCAGCGGAACCTTCAGGTGTTTGTCGAACTCGCGAGCCAGCAGGCGGTTGTCGAACGATTCGACGTTGTGACCCACGAGGATCGCGTCGCCGAGGAAGTCCCGGATCGGACCGACCTGCTCCTCGATCGAAGGCTCGTTCTCGACATCGGAATCGCCGATCCCATGGATCTGAGTCAGGAACCGGGGGATGGATCGACGGGGCTTGATGTAACGATGGTCGGTCGTTTCCGGCTTGCCCAGACGCGTCGCGGCGAACTCGATGATCTCCGACGCGGTCAGGCTGTTCCCGGTCGTTTCGAGATCGTAGACGACAACACCCTCCTCCGGGGTCTTCTCCGCAGCGGCGAGCAGTCGTTGACAGAGGCGCAGGGCGACCCATGCGGCGACATGGGGCCCGCCATCGACGCGTCGGGGACACAGGTGAAGCGCCCACGCGGTCTCCGGGGCCCCGATCCAGATGACGCGTCGGTTCGGCGCGGAGGGAACATCGATGGGCCCCACGACCAGCGTCACGCCCTCAGCGAGAGCGACAGTCTCGCCGATGTCGAGACTCGCGGTGCAACCGAAGTAGTCTTTGAGCACGCTCTGGAGAACGAGCCCGGCGCACACTTCGTCCAGCGACCCG
The DNA window shown above is from Candidatus Poribacteria bacterium and carries:
- a CDS encoding VWA domain-containing protein, whose amino-acid sequence is MWVSLQRRSNANRARRYVGGLAISVAVHLIVAAVLSVRFLAPAVERAAREFTVAVVAWTPPNLAPTVRKAAPPASPAPEPADAPEPEKPSASMSSFAGVAGPMAVRGVRDPATLTARRIELAARDDAPFIERNDRIGSVVGNRPSSLPAFSALLDGSARATGEVVPVSLPEGSLSGQSPEVSREPGVTAARRGIGFENAGAGSYGSNASPIEGVSNGVYRNLMQGIARGIVANTETRELDIVFVVDTTASMVDNVRGVQAYADEFVNLLIADRRNVRFGLVTFADAAVEKPKTRGFTEKSSEFRTWLGKAEFEGGGDLAESALDAVMEGARRLKFRRKAQPYLILLSDGPFHDRDHDGQSRYTLDEVIAELKADRIVVDVVGLDYLPVKQLAWGTG